The proteins below are encoded in one region of Streptomyces sp. NBC_00490:
- a CDS encoding 5-dehydro-4-deoxyglucarate dehydratase has translation MKFQGVLFFPVTPFATDGSLDQERLARHIEAGVTAGAGGVFVACGTGEFHALTADELERATRVAVETTAGRVPVLAAAGGPTPVARDHAVRVARAGADGILLLPPYLVTAPQRGLVRYVEEVTAVTDLPVIFYQRGTARLTETTAAEIAALPKVTGLKDGLGDIERMHRIVRAVRALPDGRDFQFFNGLPTAEMTAPAYQGIGVGLYSSAVFAFAPEIALAFHRALGEGDEALLSTLLDEFYGPLVALRDEVPGYAVSLVKAGVTLRGLDVGGVRAPLLDATPEHVARLAKLIDHGLEVVGA, from the coding sequence ATGAAGTTCCAAGGAGTGCTGTTCTTCCCGGTCACGCCGTTCGCCACGGACGGCTCGCTGGACCAGGAACGGCTCGCGCGGCACATCGAGGCCGGGGTCACGGCGGGCGCGGGCGGCGTGTTCGTCGCCTGCGGCACCGGTGAGTTCCACGCGCTGACCGCCGATGAGCTGGAGCGGGCGACGCGGGTCGCGGTCGAGACGACCGCGGGCCGCGTGCCCGTCCTGGCCGCGGCGGGCGGCCCGACACCGGTCGCCCGCGACCACGCCGTCCGCGTGGCACGGGCCGGCGCCGACGGCATCCTGCTGCTGCCGCCCTACCTGGTGACGGCACCGCAGCGGGGCCTGGTGCGGTACGTCGAGGAGGTCACCGCCGTCACCGACCTCCCGGTGATCTTCTACCAGCGCGGTACGGCCCGTCTGACGGAGACGACGGCCGCCGAGATCGCCGCGCTGCCCAAGGTCACCGGCCTCAAGGACGGTCTCGGCGACATCGAGCGGATGCACCGCATCGTCCGCGCGGTGCGCGCCCTGCCGGACGGGCGGGACTTCCAGTTCTTCAACGGCCTGCCCACGGCCGAGATGACCGCGCCCGCCTACCAGGGCATCGGCGTCGGCCTGTACTCCTCGGCGGTGTTCGCCTTCGCCCCCGAGATCGCCCTGGCCTTCCACCGGGCGCTCGGCGAGGGCGACGAGGCGCTGCTGTCGACGCTCCTCGACGAGTTCTACGGCCCGCTCGTCGCACTTCGCGACGAGGTACCCGGATACGCCGTCTCCCTGGTCAAGGCGGGCGTGACGCTGCGCGGCCTGGACGTGGGCGGCGTGCGGGCTCCCCTGCTGGACGCCACCCCGGAACACGTGGCCCGCCTCGCGAAACTCATCGACCACGGCCTGGAGGTGGTCGGCGCATGA
- a CDS encoding nucleotidyltransferase domain-containing protein produces the protein MTVPNVLLSGVVGSTAYGLAHEGSDVDRLGMFAAPTESLHGLHGPKESHVSTAPDRTLHEAAKWCRLALGGNPTAMELVWLPPELYEVLTPLGDELIGLRTSFLSAKRIRDAYLGYATQQFRRLENRADRSSSAETRKRTSKHARHLKRLCHQGLELYATGHLTIRVENPEEYREFGERVAADASVARPLLAHYETAFDETRTVLPDHPDEAAVEAWLHRVRDHFYARLSSTG, from the coding sequence GTGACCGTCCCGAACGTCCTGCTGTCCGGCGTCGTCGGCTCCACCGCCTACGGCCTCGCCCACGAGGGCTCCGACGTGGACCGCCTCGGCATGTTCGCCGCACCCACCGAGTCCCTGCACGGCCTCCACGGGCCGAAGGAGTCCCACGTCAGCACGGCCCCGGACCGCACCCTGCACGAGGCCGCGAAGTGGTGCCGGCTCGCTCTGGGCGGCAACCCGACCGCCATGGAACTCGTCTGGCTGCCACCGGAGTTGTACGAGGTGCTCACCCCTCTCGGCGACGAACTGATCGGCCTGCGCACATCGTTCCTGAGCGCCAAGCGCATCCGGGACGCCTATCTCGGCTACGCCACCCAGCAGTTCCGCCGTCTCGAGAACCGGGCCGACCGCTCCTCCTCCGCGGAGACCCGCAAACGCACCTCCAAGCACGCCCGGCACCTCAAGCGGCTGTGCCACCAGGGTCTGGAGCTGTACGCCACCGGCCACCTGACGATCCGTGTCGAGAACCCCGAGGAATACCGGGAGTTCGGCGAACGGGTCGCCGCCGACGCCTCAGTGGCCCGCCCTCTGCTCGCGCACTACGAGACCGCGTTCGACGAGACCCGCACGGTGTTGCCGGACCACCCCGACGAGGCGGCGGTCGAGGCTTGGCTGCACCGCGTCCGCGACCACTTCTACGCCCGGCTCAGCTCGACGGGGTAG
- a CDS encoding glucarate dehydratase family protein: MNPTRIRELIVTPIAFRDPPLLNSNGVHEPLALRIILQLVLEDGTVGLGESPGGTARLARLEAAAKVVPGMDVFDTTAVSAAIDADLLPTVPSSHERGWTSSAVEVACLDAQGKLLGRPVSDLLGGKVRDTVPFAAYLFYKWAEHPALDGRAAIGDDWGEALDPAGIVEQARLMQERYGFRSFKLKGGVFPPDEEIAAIRALAEAFPGQPLRLDPNTAWTVETSRYVARELDGVLEYLEDPTRGIEGMAAVAADSPLPLATNMCVIAWEHLKPAIERNAIQVLLTDHHYWGGLRRTRELAAVCEAFGLALSMHSNSHLGISLAAMTHVAAAIPNLDHSCDTHYPWNFADDVIVPGVLELRDGHVEVPTGPGLGVELDHDALDRLHHLYVDSGVRSRDDTGYMQRFDPSYELRLPRW, encoded by the coding sequence ATGAACCCCACCAGGATAAGGGAACTGATCGTCACCCCGATCGCCTTCCGTGACCCGCCGCTGCTCAACTCCAACGGCGTCCACGAGCCCCTCGCCCTGCGGATCATCCTCCAACTCGTCCTGGAGGACGGCACGGTGGGCCTGGGTGAGTCCCCCGGCGGAACGGCCCGGCTGGCGCGCCTGGAGGCGGCCGCGAAGGTGGTCCCCGGCATGGACGTCTTCGACACGACCGCCGTCTCCGCGGCGATCGACGCCGATCTCCTGCCCACCGTCCCCAGCTCCCACGAACGCGGCTGGACCAGCTCGGCCGTGGAGGTCGCCTGTCTCGACGCGCAGGGCAAGCTGCTCGGCCGTCCGGTCAGCGACCTGCTGGGCGGGAAGGTCCGGGACACGGTGCCCTTCGCGGCGTACCTCTTCTACAAGTGGGCCGAACATCCCGCCCTCGACGGACGGGCGGCGATCGGCGACGACTGGGGCGAGGCCCTGGACCCGGCCGGGATCGTGGAACAGGCCCGGCTGATGCAGGAGCGGTACGGCTTCCGTTCGTTCAAGCTCAAGGGCGGTGTCTTCCCTCCCGACGAGGAGATCGCCGCGATCAGGGCGCTGGCCGAGGCCTTCCCCGGCCAGCCGCTGCGCCTGGACCCCAACACGGCCTGGACGGTGGAGACCTCTCGGTACGTCGCCCGTGAACTGGACGGCGTACTGGAGTACTTGGAGGACCCGACGAGGGGGATCGAGGGCATGGCCGCGGTGGCCGCGGACTCCCCTCTCCCCCTGGCGACCAACATGTGCGTGATCGCCTGGGAGCACCTGAAGCCCGCGATCGAGCGGAACGCGATCCAGGTGCTCCTCACCGACCACCACTACTGGGGCGGGCTGCGCCGCACCCGCGAACTGGCGGCCGTCTGCGAGGCGTTCGGACTCGCGCTGTCCATGCACTCCAACTCCCACCTCGGCATCAGCCTGGCCGCCATGACCCATGTCGCCGCGGCCATCCCGAATCTCGACCACTCCTGCGACACCCACTACCCGTGGAACTTCGCCGACGACGTGATCGTCCCCGGGGTCCTGGAACTGCGCGACGGCCATGTCGAGGTCCCCACCGGCCCCGGCCTGGGCGTCGAGCTGGACCATGACGCCCTCGACCGGCTCCACCATCTGTACGTGGACTCCGGCGTGCGCTCCCGCGACGACACCGGTTACATGCAACGCTTCGACCCCTCCTACGAGTTGAGGCTGCCCCGCTGGTGA
- a CDS encoding carbohydrate ABC transporter permease, whose amino-acid sequence MTATVPAPAARRVLGAISRKSVVPWLFLAPGLLLALVFKFWPMAKGVWLSFHDVRPFLGDKWTGLDNYTRVLSDHRFQDAIGHTLVLGIGQSLGAILLGIVLALLLEGQARSLKFIRTAVFLPAVTATAVVGELWRLMYYPTSDGLLNSGLHLLGLGPVQYLDDPNLALYSTMVMGIWIWAPYNMVIILAGLAGVDRTLYEAAAMDGVSLWQRLRHVTLPAIRPALSIVLTLAAIRGLRVFTEVYVLTGGGPAGSTEVWMTRAYTLGFTRNDIGGASAASVVLLCVTLLLTVTVNHFRKRGDVR is encoded by the coding sequence ATGACCGCCACCGTCCCCGCCCCCGCGGCGCGCAGAGTCCTCGGCGCGATCAGCAGGAAGTCCGTCGTCCCGTGGCTGTTCCTGGCGCCGGGTCTGCTGCTCGCCCTCGTCTTCAAGTTCTGGCCCATGGCCAAGGGCGTCTGGCTCAGCTTCCACGACGTACGCCCCTTCCTCGGCGACAAGTGGACCGGCCTCGACAACTACACCCGCGTCCTGAGCGACCACCGCTTCCAGGACGCCATCGGGCACACCCTGGTCCTCGGCATCGGCCAGTCGCTCGGCGCGATCCTCCTCGGCATCGTCCTCGCCCTGCTCCTCGAAGGCCAGGCCCGCTCACTGAAGTTCATCCGTACCGCGGTCTTCCTCCCCGCCGTCACCGCGACCGCGGTCGTCGGTGAGCTGTGGCGGCTGATGTACTACCCGACCTCCGACGGACTCCTCAACAGCGGTCTGCACCTGCTCGGTCTCGGGCCCGTGCAGTACCTCGACGACCCGAACCTCGCCCTGTACTCGACGATGGTCATGGGCATCTGGATCTGGGCCCCGTACAACATGGTGATCATCCTCGCCGGCCTCGCCGGGGTGGACCGCACGCTGTACGAGGCCGCGGCGATGGACGGCGTCTCACTGTGGCAGCGGCTGCGCCACGTCACCCTGCCCGCGATCCGTCCCGCCCTGAGCATCGTCCTCACACTCGCCGCGATCCGCGGACTGCGCGTGTTCACCGAGGTCTACGTCCTCACCGGCGGCGGCCCCGCCGGATCCACCGAGGTCTGGATGACCCGCGCCTACACCCTCGGCTTCACCCGCAACGACATCGGCGGCGCCTCCGCGGCCTCGGTCGTGCTGCTCTGCGTGACGCTGCTGCTCACCGTCACGGTCAACCACTTCCGCAAGAGGGGAGACGTGCGATGA
- a CDS encoding carbohydrate ABC transporter permease, whose amino-acid sequence MSTPVIEPVRPVAAKSPSRRSAKPQRTTPARFDTALGWNDKPGLAWTLRILLCAIALAVFAAPFLTIFSGAFSTNPSGSSLSFLPHHGTLLNFEVAGERGIWDYLGNSLVIAGGGLLLQLTVCTLAAYALARHRFRGQALIMLLFMMTLMLPEEVIAIPLSLVLGDVPVVHLDLKGTVWGVILPLGAWGFSVMMLTEFMKDIPTEIEEAARLDGVGELRMLWQIVLPLCKPALGVAGVLGFIMIWDQYLLPLIASKDPTDYTVTVALSILRTDPEVGSGVVLAGAVIALIPSLIVYLLLQRSLVTGIAAGATKG is encoded by the coding sequence ATGAGCACCCCCGTCATCGAGCCCGTCCGTCCGGTCGCCGCGAAGTCACCGTCCCGGAGATCCGCCAAGCCCCAGCGCACCACGCCCGCCCGCTTCGACACCGCACTCGGCTGGAACGACAAACCGGGACTGGCCTGGACCCTGCGGATCCTGCTCTGCGCGATAGCCCTGGCCGTCTTCGCCGCCCCGTTCCTGACCATCTTCTCGGGCGCCTTCAGCACCAACCCCAGCGGCTCCTCGCTGTCGTTCCTGCCGCACCACGGCACGCTACTCAACTTCGAGGTGGCGGGCGAGCGCGGCATCTGGGACTACCTCGGCAACTCCCTCGTCATCGCGGGCGGCGGACTGCTGCTCCAGCTCACGGTGTGCACGCTCGCCGCATACGCGCTGGCCCGGCACCGGTTCCGCGGCCAGGCGCTGATCATGCTGCTGTTCATGATGACGCTGATGCTCCCCGAGGAGGTCATCGCGATCCCGCTGTCGCTGGTCCTCGGCGATGTACCGGTGGTCCACCTGGACCTCAAGGGCACAGTGTGGGGCGTCATCCTGCCGCTGGGTGCCTGGGGTTTCTCGGTGATGATGCTGACCGAGTTCATGAAGGACATCCCCACCGAGATCGAGGAGGCGGCCCGCCTCGACGGCGTCGGCGAGCTGCGCATGCTCTGGCAGATCGTCCTGCCGCTGTGCAAGCCCGCGCTCGGCGTGGCCGGCGTGCTCGGCTTCATCATGATCTGGGACCAGTACCTGCTGCCCCTGATCGCCTCCAAGGACCCCACCGACTACACGGTGACCGTCGCCCTGTCCATCCTGCGCACCGACCCCGAGGTCGGCTCCGGGGTGGTGCTGGCCGGTGCGGTCATCGCCCTCATCCCCAGCCTGATCGTCTATCTGCTCCTCCAGCGCTCGCTGGTCACCGGCATCGCCGCCGGTGCCACCAAGGGCTGA
- a CDS encoding response regulator transcription factor → MSGPELRAVIADDQALVRTGFGMILAADGIEVTAEAADGAAAVDAVRRTRPDVVLMDIRMPGMDGIEATRRILSEEGADGPRVIILTTYDLDHYVYAALTAGASGFLLKDVTPEHLVASVRLVQSGDALLAPAITRRLIERFAHREEARPAPGPHRDLSDLTPRETEVLRLLATGLSNAELADRLFLSPTTVKTHVGRILSKLDLRDRVQAVVLAYETGLITPGGTD, encoded by the coding sequence ATGAGCGGGCCGGAGCTGCGCGCCGTGATCGCCGACGACCAGGCCCTCGTACGGACCGGCTTCGGGATGATCCTCGCCGCGGACGGCATCGAGGTGACCGCCGAGGCCGCCGACGGGGCGGCGGCGGTCGACGCGGTCCGCCGTACCCGGCCGGACGTGGTCCTCATGGACATCCGGATGCCGGGCATGGACGGGATCGAGGCCACGCGCCGCATCCTCTCGGAGGAGGGCGCGGACGGCCCCCGGGTCATCATCCTCACCACGTACGACCTCGACCACTACGTGTACGCCGCGCTCACCGCCGGCGCCAGCGGCTTCCTGCTCAAGGACGTCACCCCGGAGCATCTGGTGGCCTCCGTACGCCTGGTGCAGTCCGGGGACGCCCTGCTCGCGCCGGCGATCACCCGCCGGCTCATCGAGCGCTTCGCGCACCGCGAGGAGGCCCGCCCGGCTCCCGGCCCGCACCGCGACCTCTCCGACCTGACACCGCGCGAGACGGAGGTGCTCCGGCTGCTGGCGACAGGGCTGAGCAACGCCGAGCTCGCCGACCGGCTCTTCCTCAGCCCGACCACGGTCAAGACCCACGTCGGCCGCATCCTGTCGAAGCTGGATCTGCGCGACCGCGTCCAGGCGGTCGTCCTGGCCTACGAGACCGGGCTGATCACCCCGGGCGGAACGGACTGA
- a CDS encoding formylglycine-generating enzyme family protein: protein MITVPAGRVTLSDRRTQRSWAVEVASCELAAHPVTQALYERVTGLRPAAADGERLPVEGVSWWDAVGFCNALSEREGLEPAYRLSSGGDHVDWHASADGYRLPTEAEWEHACRAGTAGPRYGPLDDIAWYRGNSGERIHEVGGRRPNGWGLHDTLGNVWEWCWDVYDAEVYGSYRVLRGGGWFDEHWSCRASVRRRSHPTFRVDDVGFRVARSGRCRGPVS, encoded by the coding sequence ATGATCACCGTCCCGGCCGGGCGGGTCACGCTGTCGGACCGCAGGACGCAGCGCAGTTGGGCGGTCGAGGTCGCGTCCTGCGAACTCGCGGCGCACCCCGTCACCCAGGCGCTGTACGAGCGGGTCACCGGTCTGCGTCCCGCCGCGGCCGACGGGGAGCGGCTGCCGGTCGAGGGCGTCTCGTGGTGGGACGCGGTCGGTTTCTGCAACGCCCTGTCCGAGCGTGAGGGGCTCGAGCCCGCCTACCGTCTGTCCTCGGGCGGTGATCACGTCGACTGGCACGCCTCGGCCGACGGCTACCGGCTGCCGACCGAGGCGGAGTGGGAGCACGCGTGCCGCGCCGGGACGGCCGGCCCGCGCTACGGCCCCCTGGACGACATCGCGTGGTACCGCGGCAACTCGGGGGAGCGGATCCACGAGGTGGGCGGCAGGCGACCCAACGGGTGGGGGCTGCACGACACCCTCGGCAATGTGTGGGAGTGGTGCTGGGACGTGTACGACGCCGAGGTCTACGGCAGTTACCGGGTACTGCGCGGCGGGGGCTGGTTCGACGAGCACTGGAGCTGCCGGGCCTCCGTTCGGCGCCGCAGTCATCCCACGTTCCGGGTGGACGACGTGGGGTTCCGCGTGGCCAGGTCGGGTCGGTGCCGGGGCCCGGTGTCCTGA
- a CDS encoding alanine--tRNA ligase-related protein yields MNTDRILRTFTDFYVERGHHLITGTTLLPPPSDPVLFTTSGMHPLTPYLEGRPHPHGRRLVNVQRCLRTTDLDEIGDSTHLTVFEMLGSWSLGDYGHSQSLRWGYELLHDGFGIPDGQLYVTIFGGDDQVGPDTESLRTWRELGMPVERTREDNWWSNGPVGPCGPDSEIFVWTGDTPPEGTPTTDPRWVEVWNHVSMRYRRHENGGLSPLSRPSIDTGMGLERLVTVLQGHDSVYDTDLFEPWTRLLPPLWDLDGTPSLRLVCDHLRSGIVVIGDGVRPSNTGRGYVLRRLVRRVLTTLWQHDPTRTLSDLPPELVEHTLDHFRLPGGSSPVLEVLLDEEHRFGRLLQQGRRVLSRPQYQGQLSDEDYHYLHDTHGLPRDLVVGLRGPRR; encoded by the coding sequence ATGAACACGGACCGGATCCTGCGCACCTTCACGGACTTCTACGTCGAGCGCGGACACCACCTCATCACCGGCACCACCCTGCTGCCGCCGCCCTCGGACCCGGTGCTGTTCACCACGTCCGGCATGCACCCCCTCACCCCGTACCTGGAAGGCCGCCCGCACCCTCACGGCCGGCGCCTGGTCAACGTCCAGCGCTGTCTGCGCACCACCGACCTCGACGAGATCGGCGACTCCACGCATCTGACGGTCTTCGAGATGCTGGGCTCCTGGTCGCTCGGCGACTACGGCCATTCACAGAGCCTGCGCTGGGGATACGAGCTGCTGCACGACGGATTCGGCATCCCTGACGGGCAGTTGTACGTCACGATCTTCGGCGGGGACGACCAGGTCGGACCCGACACCGAATCCCTGCGCACCTGGCGGGAGTTGGGAATGCCAGTGGAACGGACCCGCGAGGACAACTGGTGGTCCAACGGCCCCGTAGGCCCGTGCGGCCCCGACTCGGAGATCTTCGTCTGGACCGGTGACACCCCACCGGAGGGCACCCCCACCACCGACCCGCGCTGGGTCGAGGTCTGGAACCACGTCAGCATGCGCTACCGCCGCCACGAGAACGGCGGCCTCTCCCCACTGTCGCGGCCCTCCATCGACACGGGCATGGGTCTGGAACGCCTCGTGACCGTCCTCCAGGGGCACGACTCGGTCTACGACACCGACCTGTTCGAGCCCTGGACGCGACTGCTTCCACCCCTGTGGGACCTGGACGGGACGCCGTCACTGCGGCTGGTCTGCGACCATCTGCGGTCCGGCATCGTCGTCATCGGCGACGGAGTACGGCCGTCCAACACCGGCCGTGGCTACGTTCTGCGGCGCCTGGTCCGCCGTGTCCTCACCACCCTCTGGCAGCACGACCCCACCCGCACCCTGTCCGACCTGCCGCCGGAACTCGTCGAGCACACCCTGGACCACTTCCGGCTGCCCGGCGGCTCCTCCCCGGTCCTCGAGGTGCTCCTGGACGAGGAGCACCGCTTCGGCAGGCTTCTCCAACAAGGCCGGCGGGTCCTCTCCCGCCCGCAGTACCAAGGGCAGTTGAGCGACGAGGACTACCACTACCTCCATGACACCCACGGCCTGCCCCGCGATCTCGTCGTCGGGCTGCGGGGGCCGCGCCGCTAG
- a CDS encoding sugar ABC transporter substrate-binding protein, which translates to MGDRRRSRRLAAVLTVTALAFGTAACGSGSDSAGGADPNTLEVWTRSNPDPAATYERVFAAFTKKTGIKIDYQPVINFDQQLQSRASTKDLPDVMINDTALMGSYQSQGLLKPLTPASIAGGDQITDKTWSSTVGIDGKHYGIPYSRQAQTLMIRTDWLKKLGLKAPTTWQQLLTVAKAFATRDPDGDGKADTYGMVVPGSAQNGYAAWWGASFLWQGGARIIEADGKGTYTPTMDSTAAVNTVTWMKDNLFCGDNAVIQPGAVTAVTGTATNFQDGNAGMYLTGPYNIATFDTTLGKDKYEVVPAPAGPAGDDVLADGENIYFGAKTGKTKQEQALAAFLISPQGQRLAMTGKNQPVVRIPVNSTLDAAQVRDDPRWSVVQKAYEDASQQFPNAPDFAPIKQDTADSLNAIFTYCGSDVRSQLRELNETLAGDLKDQDLLK; encoded by the coding sequence ATGGGCGATCGCCGACGAAGTCGCCGCCTGGCCGCCGTGCTCACCGTCACGGCGCTGGCGTTCGGAACGGCCGCCTGCGGCTCCGGTTCCGACAGCGCCGGCGGCGCAGACCCGAACACGCTCGAGGTGTGGACCCGCAGCAACCCGGACCCCGCCGCCACCTACGAGCGGGTCTTCGCCGCCTTCACCAAGAAGACCGGCATAAAGATCGACTACCAGCCGGTCATCAACTTCGACCAGCAGCTGCAGAGCCGCGCGTCCACCAAGGACCTGCCGGACGTCATGATCAACGACACGGCGCTGATGGGCAGTTACCAGAGCCAGGGCCTGCTCAAGCCCCTCACGCCCGCCTCCATCGCGGGCGGCGACCAGATCACCGACAAGACCTGGTCCTCCACCGTCGGCATCGACGGAAAGCACTACGGCATCCCGTACTCCCGCCAGGCCCAGACCCTGATGATCCGCACGGACTGGCTCAAGAAGCTCGGCCTGAAGGCGCCCACGACCTGGCAGCAACTGCTGACCGTCGCCAAGGCGTTCGCCACCCGCGACCCGGACGGCGACGGCAAGGCCGACACCTACGGCATGGTCGTCCCCGGCAGCGCCCAGAACGGCTACGCCGCCTGGTGGGGCGCCAGCTTCCTCTGGCAGGGCGGCGCCCGGATCATCGAGGCGGACGGCAAGGGCACCTACACCCCGACCATGGACTCGACGGCCGCCGTCAACACCGTGACCTGGATGAAGGACAACCTCTTCTGCGGTGACAACGCTGTCATCCAGCCCGGCGCCGTCACCGCGGTCACCGGCACCGCCACCAACTTCCAGGACGGCAACGCCGGGATGTACCTCACCGGCCCCTACAACATCGCCACCTTCGACACGACCCTCGGCAAGGACAAGTACGAGGTGGTCCCGGCCCCCGCGGGCCCGGCCGGCGACGACGTGCTGGCCGACGGCGAGAACATCTACTTCGGCGCCAAGACCGGCAAGACGAAGCAGGAACAGGCGCTGGCCGCGTTCCTGATCTCGCCGCAGGGCCAGCGGCTCGCCATGACCGGCAAGAACCAGCCCGTCGTCCGTATCCCCGTCAACTCCACGCTGGACGCGGCACAGGTGCGCGACGACCCCCGCTGGAGCGTGGTGCAGAAGGCGTACGAGGACGCCTCGCAGCAGTTCCCCAACGCACCCGACTTCGCCCCGATCAAGCAGGACACCGCCGACAGCCTCAACGCCATCTTCACCTACTGCGGCAGTGATGTGCGCTCCCAGCTGAGGGAGCTCAACGAGACCCTCGCCGGCGACCTCAAGGATCAGGACCTGTTGAAATGA
- the metG gene encoding methionine--tRNA ligase, with amino-acid sequence MTGPRHYITTTIPYVNARPHLGFALELVQADTLARHHRQRGGQVRLLSGTDDNSLKNVLAAEAEGVDVREFVDRNADAFAALRDPLALSLDDFIRTSSDPRHRTGVERLWRRCAEAGDLYRKQYEGLYCVGCEQFYTPDELVDGNCAEHGIAPQLVAEENWFFRLSRYADRLHALITDGTLRIEPAARRNEVLALIAGGLHDFSVSRSHTRARGWGIPVPGDPEQVVYVWWDALGNYVTSLGYGTDDPAYERWWAAGERRVHLVGKGVVRFHAVYWPAMLLSAGLPLPTDILVHDYLTVGGRKISKSGNGTAVDPVSLAADYGTDAVRWWLLRDVPRVGDADFTTERLTARADADFAGGLGNLVHRIVTMVHRYRGGSVPPPGTDRFPVATLLDVCREAPGRIDAALADFDFRRAADAVWDIVEEANRCIDATRPWELARAERNGNTDAAERLDAVLAALVTACRALADELRPFIPGAAEHVGRRVTPVDGTLPETEPLFARLQEQH; translated from the coding sequence ATGACCGGACCACGGCACTACATCACCACGACCATTCCGTACGTCAACGCCCGACCGCACCTCGGCTTCGCCCTGGAGCTCGTGCAGGCGGACACGCTGGCCCGGCACCACCGGCAGCGCGGCGGGCAGGTGCGGCTGCTGAGCGGGACGGACGACAACTCCCTGAAGAACGTCCTCGCCGCGGAGGCCGAGGGCGTCGACGTACGGGAGTTCGTCGACCGCAACGCCGACGCGTTCGCCGCGCTGCGCGACCCGCTGGCGCTGTCGCTGGACGACTTCATCCGCACCAGCAGCGACCCCCGCCACCGCACCGGCGTGGAGCGCCTGTGGCGCCGCTGCGCGGAGGCGGGCGATCTGTACCGCAAGCAGTACGAGGGGCTGTACTGCGTCGGCTGCGAGCAGTTCTACACGCCCGACGAACTCGTCGACGGCAACTGCGCCGAGCACGGCATCGCACCCCAGCTCGTCGCGGAGGAGAACTGGTTCTTCCGGCTGTCCCGGTACGCCGACCGCCTCCACGCACTGATCACCGACGGCACCCTGCGCATCGAGCCGGCCGCCCGCCGCAACGAGGTCCTCGCGCTCATCGCCGGCGGCCTGCACGACTTCTCCGTCTCCCGCTCCCACACCCGCGCCCGCGGCTGGGGCATCCCCGTCCCCGGCGACCCCGAACAGGTCGTCTACGTGTGGTGGGACGCCCTGGGCAACTACGTCACCAGCCTCGGCTACGGCACCGACGACCCCGCCTACGAGCGGTGGTGGGCGGCCGGGGAGCGCCGTGTCCACCTCGTCGGCAAGGGCGTCGTCCGGTTCCACGCCGTGTACTGGCCGGCCATGCTGCTGTCGGCGGGTCTGCCGTTGCCCACCGACATCCTCGTCCACGACTATCTGACGGTCGGCGGACGGAAGATCAGCAAGTCGGGAAACGGGACGGCCGTCGACCCCGTCTCCCTCGCCGCCGACTACGGCACGGACGCCGTCCGCTGGTGGCTGCTGCGCGACGTCCCCCGGGTCGGGGACGCCGACTTCACCACCGAGCGGCTGACCGCCCGCGCCGACGCCGACTTCGCCGGTGGCCTCGGCAACCTGGTCCACCGGATCGTGACGATGGTCCACCGCTACCGCGGCGGGTCCGTGCCCCCGCCGGGGACGGACCGGTTCCCCGTGGCGACGCTGCTGGACGTATGCCGCGAGGCACCCGGCCGCATCGACGCCGCGCTGGCCGACTTCGACTTCCGCCGGGCCGCCGACGCCGTCTGGGACATCGTGGAGGAGGCCAACCGCTGCATCGACGCGACCCGCCCCTGGGAACTGGCCAGAGCGGAACGGAACGGCAACACCGACGCCGCCGAACGCCTCGACGCGGTCCTCGCCGCACTGGTCACGGCATGCCGCGCCCTGGCCGACGAGCTACGGCCCTTCATCCCCGGCGCGGCGGAGCACGTCGGACGCCGGGTGACCCCCGTCGACGGCACCCTCCCGGAGACGGAACCACTCTTCGCCCGCCTCCAGGAGCAGCACTGA